From the Accumulibacter sp. genome, one window contains:
- a CDS encoding EAL domain-containing protein: MTDDLLRWAEDAASADARPAAGLLPWKILVIDDDPEVHTVTRFALLDLRLFGRPLHLLHASSAAAARALLRDNLDVAVVLLDVVMETVQAGLDLVGFIRDELGLAECRLILRTGEPGYAPELTVIQEYDINDYRTKGELTHTRLITTVSSALRSYQQLHALAEHRRGLELIVRAAADLMQEHAIANLAEGVLTQLAALLRLPVDGIVCSQKGSPLGDDRERCYVVGATGRHAGCIAQPLETLADQRIVAAIMSSLARRRHVFGVDHAVLYLQAAPSQEAAIFLDGGQMLETIDRTLLDVFVANIAACFRNVKLVERLLRAQDEIEAQRAFLRTVIDASPHFIFVVDREGRIRLANQSLAERFRQTPAQMVGRLQADFVSDALLLQALEGDDEEIAAGRQERIEREIGFIGRSGEERWFHTIKVPLKDAGGAVEQLVGVSIDVTDRKRAERRLLEAKERVQVTLDSIGDAVITTDAEGRIDYMNPVAESLSGWALADARGRPAADVFRVVHEDTRVPARDPIQRCLAEKRIVSLPGHCVLLARDGREYDINDSAAPIPRGDGGLQGVVLVFHNVTETRQLARQLAHDATHDALTGLINRAEFERRLERAVSSAQDEGARHVLCYIDLDQFKVVNDTAGHAAGDELLKQINALLAGSFRESDTLARIGGDEFALLQENCPLERGHVVAQAALRTLRQHSFSWEGRSYQVGASIGLVPITAETQDTAELLTRADVACYTAKELGRNRVHVYQSGDTETVQRHSELLGAAGLRDALERGLFRLHYQPIVGLAGSGFRIVRYEALLRVVHEVYPGRQGELVLPAVFIPAAERFGLMGAIDRWVIRRAFQEYAQGIGTTGATLAINLSGNSLSDESLLQFIESQLAEFSFPAERACFEITETAAIQNLRPALGVMAALKRHGCQLALDDFGSGLSSFHYLKTLPVDFLKIDGSFVKDMCSSAHDEALVAAINQMSHALGLRTIAEYVENREIVDRLCQLGVDYAQGYFFGKPEPWRQGGD; the protein is encoded by the coding sequence ATGACGGACGACCTGCTGCGCTGGGCCGAGGACGCGGCAAGCGCCGACGCGCGGCCGGCTGCCGGGCTTCTCCCCTGGAAGATCCTGGTCATCGACGACGACCCTGAGGTGCATACGGTCACCCGCTTCGCGCTGCTCGATCTGCGGCTCTTCGGGCGGCCGCTCCACTTGCTGCACGCCAGCAGCGCCGCCGCGGCGCGGGCGTTGTTGCGCGACAACCTCGACGTGGCCGTGGTCCTGCTCGACGTGGTGATGGAGACGGTCCAGGCCGGTCTCGATCTGGTCGGTTTCATCCGCGATGAGCTCGGCCTCGCCGAGTGCCGCCTGATCCTGCGTACCGGTGAGCCGGGCTACGCGCCCGAACTGACGGTGATTCAGGAATACGACATCAATGACTATCGCACCAAGGGGGAGCTGACGCATACCAGGCTGATCACGACCGTCAGTTCTGCGCTGCGCTCCTACCAGCAGCTGCATGCCCTCGCCGAGCATCGCCGCGGTCTCGAGCTGATCGTGCGGGCAGCGGCGGACCTGATGCAGGAACACGCCATTGCCAACCTGGCCGAAGGCGTTTTGACCCAGCTCGCGGCACTGCTCAGGTTGCCCGTGGATGGGATCGTCTGCAGTCAGAAGGGGTCACCCCTCGGTGACGACCGCGAACGCTGTTACGTCGTTGGCGCTACCGGCCGCCACGCGGGTTGCATCGCGCAGCCGCTGGAGACGCTGGCCGACCAGCGCATCGTTGCGGCCATCATGAGTAGCTTGGCGCGTCGCAGGCACGTCTTCGGCGTGGATCATGCCGTTCTCTACCTGCAGGCGGCGCCGAGCCAGGAGGCGGCCATCTTCCTCGACGGAGGGCAGATGCTGGAGACCATCGACCGCACCTTGCTCGACGTCTTCGTCGCCAACATTGCTGCCTGTTTCCGCAACGTCAAGCTGGTCGAGCGCCTGCTGCGGGCGCAGGACGAGATCGAGGCGCAGCGCGCCTTTCTCCGCACCGTCATCGACGCCAGCCCGCACTTCATCTTCGTCGTCGACCGCGAGGGCCGGATCCGCCTCGCCAACCAGAGTCTGGCGGAGCGCTTCCGGCAGACGCCCGCGCAGATGGTCGGCAGACTGCAGGCGGATTTCGTCAGCGACGCGCTGTTGCTGCAGGCCCTGGAAGGCGATGATGAAGAGATCGCTGCCGGCCGCCAGGAACGCATCGAGCGGGAAATCGGTTTCATCGGCCGCAGCGGTGAGGAGCGCTGGTTCCACACGATCAAGGTGCCGCTGAAGGATGCCGGCGGGGCGGTCGAGCAACTGGTCGGCGTCAGTATCGACGTCACTGATCGCAAGCGTGCGGAACGGCGACTTCTCGAGGCCAAGGAAAGGGTGCAGGTGACCCTGGACTCGATCGGTGATGCGGTCATCACGACAGACGCAGAAGGCAGGATAGACTACATGAATCCGGTGGCCGAGAGCCTGAGCGGCTGGGCCTTGGCAGATGCCCGCGGTCGGCCGGCGGCAGATGTCTTTCGCGTCGTGCACGAGGACACGCGGGTGCCGGCCAGGGATCCGATCCAGCGTTGCCTGGCCGAGAAGCGGATCGTCTCGCTGCCCGGCCATTGCGTCCTGTTGGCGAGGGACGGGCGGGAGTACGACATCAACGACTCGGCGGCACCGATTCCTCGCGGGGATGGCGGGCTGCAGGGTGTCGTCCTGGTCTTCCACAATGTCACCGAGACTCGCCAGTTGGCTCGCCAACTGGCCCACGATGCGACCCACGACGCGCTGACCGGACTGATCAACCGCGCGGAGTTCGAGCGGCGACTCGAGCGGGCAGTGTCATCGGCGCAGGATGAGGGGGCCCGGCATGTCCTTTGTTACATCGATCTCGACCAGTTCAAGGTGGTCAACGACACGGCCGGGCACGCCGCGGGCGACGAGCTGCTGAAACAGATCAACGCGCTGCTTGCGGGCAGCTTCCGCGAAAGCGATACGCTGGCACGGATCGGCGGCGATGAATTTGCCCTGCTGCAGGAGAACTGCCCGCTGGAACGTGGCCATGTCGTCGCCCAGGCGGCGCTGCGCACGCTTCGCCAGCACAGCTTCAGCTGGGAGGGGCGGAGTTACCAGGTCGGCGCCAGCATTGGCCTGGTGCCGATCACCGCCGAAACCCAGGATACCGCAGAACTGCTGACGCGCGCCGACGTCGCCTGCTATACGGCCAAGGAACTTGGCCGCAACCGGGTTCATGTCTACCAGTCAGGTGATACCGAGACCGTACAGCGCCACAGCGAGTTGCTGGGCGCGGCCGGTCTGCGGGACGCTCTCGAGCGTGGGCTTTTCCGCCTGCATTACCAGCCGATCGTTGGGCTCGCCGGGTCGGGGTTCCGCATCGTTCGCTACGAAGCGTTGCTTCGTGTCGTGCATGAAGTCTATCCGGGCCGGCAGGGCGAACTGGTCTTGCCGGCGGTGTTCATTCCGGCCGCCGAGCGCTTCGGACTCATGGGTGCGATCGACCGCTGGGTGATCAGGCGAGCATTCCAGGAGTATGCGCAGGGGATCGGCACGACCGGCGCAACCCTGGCGATCAACCTGTCGGGCAATTCGTTGAGCGATGAGAGTCTGCTGCAGTTCATCGAGTCCCAACTCGCCGAATTCTCGTTTCCCGCCGAGCGCGCCTGTTTCGAGATCACCGAGACGGCAGCCATCCAGAACCTGCGGCCAGCGCTTGGCGTGATGGCCGCCCTCAAGCGCCACGGCTGCCAGCTGGCGCTCGATGACTTCGGCAGTGGGCTGTCTTCCTTCCACTACCTGAAGACCCTGCCGGTGGA
- a CDS encoding cytochrome C, whose translation MKKVLFGLLALLVGSAHAADDARVLAPMPAAAEANLRSEMRASLLALNEILVLVAAGQLREAAAVAERELGVSAMGKHRSQPFAARPGPHMPPAMHAIGIDGHKAASDFARIAAGGDRDQTVAALPTLTAACVACHYGYRLR comes from the coding sequence ATGAAGAAGGTTCTTTTTGGCCTGCTGGCGCTTCTCGTCGGCAGCGCGCACGCGGCCGACGATGCTCGCGTCCTGGCGCCGATGCCGGCGGCTGCCGAAGCCAACCTGCGAAGCGAGATGCGTGCCAGCCTTTTGGCGCTGAACGAGATTCTCGTCCTGGTGGCCGCCGGGCAGCTGCGCGAAGCGGCTGCCGTCGCCGAGCGGGAACTCGGCGTCTCGGCGATGGGCAAGCACCGCAGCCAGCCCTTCGCGGCCCGGCCGGGCCCGCACATGCCGCCGGCGATGCACGCCATCGGCATCGATGGCCACAAGGCGGCGAGTGATTTTGCCCGGATTGCTGCCGGTGGCGACCGCGACCAGACGGTTGCCGCGCTGCCGACGCTGACTGCGGCCTGCGTCGCCTGCCATTACGGCTATCGGCTTCGTTAG
- the ubiA gene encoding 4-hydroxybenzoate octaprenyltransferase produces MQLSALRLRERADLYERLMRLDKPIGILLLLWPTLWGLWLSALGRPDWLVVWIFVLGTVLMRSAGCVINDLADRNFDPHVERTRNRPLAAGRVSVREASWLFTALVSCAAVLVLPLRSWLLAGLCLAALGLAASYPFTKRFLAIPQAYLGVAFGFGIPMAYAAQLGQVPAEAWWLLLANVFWAIAYDTEYAMVDRADDLKIGIRTSAITFGRFDVAAVMLCYALALALIGVIGHGVGLGQAFYAGLAVAAGIAGHHFTLIRYRDPADCFRAFRHNNWFGASVFVGMAIDFLLRGVGNG; encoded by the coding sequence ATGCAACTCTCCGCGCTCAGGCTACGCGAACGGGCCGACCTTTACGAACGACTGATGCGGCTCGACAAGCCGATCGGCATTCTCCTGCTTCTCTGGCCGACGCTGTGGGGGCTTTGGCTCTCGGCTCTGGGGAGACCCGACTGGCTGGTGGTGTGGATATTCGTCCTCGGCACGGTCTTGATGCGCTCGGCGGGTTGCGTGATCAACGACCTTGCGGACCGCAACTTCGACCCGCACGTCGAGCGTACACGGAACCGCCCGCTCGCAGCCGGACGCGTTTCGGTGCGCGAGGCATCCTGGCTGTTCACTGCGCTGGTCAGCTGTGCGGCCGTCCTCGTGTTGCCGTTGCGCAGCTGGTTACTGGCCGGCCTCTGCTTGGCGGCCCTCGGTCTGGCTGCGAGCTACCCGTTCACCAAGCGCTTTCTGGCGATTCCGCAAGCCTATCTGGGTGTTGCTTTCGGCTTTGGCATCCCGATGGCCTACGCTGCCCAGCTTGGACAAGTGCCCGCCGAGGCCTGGTGGTTGCTGCTCGCCAACGTCTTCTGGGCGATCGCCTACGATACCGAGTATGCGATGGTCGATCGCGCCGACGATCTGAAGATCGGCATCCGGACTTCGGCGATCACCTTTGGCCGTTTCGACGTCGCTGCGGTCATGCTCTGCTACGCACTCGCTCTGGCGCTGATTGGCGTCATCGGCCATGGCGTGGGACTGGGTCAGGCGTTCTACGCTGGCCTGGCAGTTGCGGCAGGCATAGCCGGCCATCATTTCACACTCATCAGGTATCGCGACCCGGCAGACTGCTTCAGGGCTTTTCGGCACAACAACTGGTTTGGTGCCAGCGTCTTTGTCGGCATGGCGATCGATTTTCTGCTGCGCGGAGTGGGCAACGGATGA
- a CDS encoding MFS transporter — MSSQFGLLKARRFGPFFATQFLGAFNDNLFKNALVVLLTFQAASWTAIRPEVLTNLAAGTFILPFFLFSATAGQLADKYDKARLARLVKLLEILIMGIALLGFAIHSLPILFAALFLLGLHSTLFGPVKYAILPQHLRESELVGGNALVEAGTFVAILIGTLAGGLLAGVAHQPTWVAIAGLLIAVVGYLCSRGIPAAAAPAPELVVSLNPISETWRNVGFARQNRTVFLSILGISWFWLYGALFLAQFPAYARFVLGGDEASVTLLLAVFTVGIGVGSLLCERLSAGQVEIGLVPFGSIGLTLFGIDIAFASPTLLPAGAPLSLSGLLALAGTWRVLLDLFALGLFGGFFIVPLYALIQLRSPVDQRARIIAANNILNALFMVAGSLAAAGLLGDGLTIPALFGVAALCNAAVAVYIYSLVPEFMLRFVAWLLIHSFYRLRQSGIGNIPEEGPAVLICNHVSFVDPLVIAAASRRPIRFVMDHRIHRMPLIGFVFRHMRAIPIAPAREDAAMMEAAFEEVAQALAAGELVAIFPEGRITDNGELYPFRPGVQRIVGRTPVPVIPMALQGLWGSFFSRKDGPAMSRPLRRGIFSRIALTVGTPVAPAAATPEHLQEIVAGLRGDWR, encoded by the coding sequence ATGAGTTCCCAGTTTGGCCTGCTGAAGGCACGTCGCTTCGGTCCGTTCTTCGCCACCCAGTTCCTCGGCGCCTTCAACGACAATCTCTTCAAGAACGCTCTGGTCGTCCTGCTGACTTTCCAGGCGGCGAGCTGGACGGCGATCCGGCCGGAGGTGCTGACCAATCTCGCTGCCGGAACATTCATCCTGCCGTTCTTTCTTTTCTCGGCAACTGCCGGCCAGCTCGCCGACAAGTACGACAAAGCCCGGCTGGCGCGTCTGGTGAAACTGCTCGAGATCCTGATCATGGGCATTGCGCTGCTGGGTTTCGCCATCCACAGCCTGCCGATCCTGTTTGCGGCACTGTTTCTGTTGGGCCTGCACTCGACCCTCTTCGGTCCGGTCAAGTACGCCATACTGCCACAGCATCTGCGTGAGAGCGAACTCGTTGGCGGCAATGCGCTGGTCGAGGCGGGCACCTTCGTCGCCATCCTGATCGGCACGCTTGCCGGTGGGCTGCTCGCCGGTGTCGCCCATCAGCCGACGTGGGTCGCCATCGCCGGGCTGCTGATCGCCGTCGTGGGTTACCTTTGCAGCCGTGGCATTCCGGCTGCAGCGGCGCCGGCGCCAGAGCTCGTGGTCAGCCTCAACCCGATATCCGAGACTTGGCGCAACGTCGGCTTTGCGCGCCAGAACCGCACCGTCTTCCTGTCGATCCTCGGGATTTCATGGTTCTGGCTGTACGGCGCCCTGTTCCTGGCGCAGTTCCCGGCGTACGCCAGGTTCGTCCTTGGCGGCGACGAAGCCTCGGTGACGCTGCTGCTGGCGGTATTCACCGTCGGCATCGGCGTCGGCTCGCTGCTTTGTGAGCGGCTCTCCGCCGGTCAGGTCGAAATCGGGCTGGTGCCTTTCGGCTCGATCGGTCTCACCCTCTTCGGCATCGATATCGCTTTCGCATCGCCGACGCTGCTTCCGGCCGGGGCTCCGCTGTCGCTGAGCGGACTGCTGGCCCTGGCGGGAACGTGGCGGGTGCTGCTCGACCTCTTTGCACTCGGTCTCTTCGGTGGCTTCTTCATTGTTCCCCTGTACGCCCTGATCCAGTTGCGCAGCCCGGTGGACCAGCGGGCACGAATCATCGCTGCCAACAACATCCTCAACGCGTTGTTCATGGTCGCCGGTTCGCTGGCGGCTGCCGGATTGCTCGGCGACGGCCTGACGATCCCGGCGCTGTTCGGCGTCGCGGCGCTGTGCAATGCGGCCGTGGCGGTCTATATCTACAGCCTCGTTCCGGAGTTCATGCTGCGCTTCGTCGCCTGGCTGCTGATCCACTCTTTCTACCGCCTGCGACAAAGCGGCATCGGAAACATTCCGGAAGAGGGGCCAGCGGTACTGATCTGCAACCACGTCAGCTTCGTCGACCCGCTGGTTATCGCCGCTGCCAGCCGCAGGCCGATCCGCTTCGTGATGGATCACCGGATCCATCGCATGCCGCTGATCGGTTTCGTCTTCCGTCACATGCGCGCGATTCCGATCGCGCCGGCGCGCGAGGACGCGGCGATGATGGAGGCGGCTTTCGAGGAAGTGGCGCAGGCACTGGCTGCCGGCGAACTGGTCGCCATCTTCCCCGAGGGGCGCATCACCGATAACGGCGAGCTCTACCCCTTCCGGCCCGGCGTGCAGCGCATCGTCGGGCGCACGCCGGTGCCGGTCATCCCGATGGCGCTGCAAGGCCTGTGGGGCAGCTTCTTCAGTCGCAAGGATGGTCCGGCGATGAGCAGGCCTCTGCGGCGCGGCATCTTCTCGCGGATCGCTTTGACGGTGGGCACCCCGGTGGCGCCGGCGGCAGCGACACCCGAACATCTGCAGGAGATCGTCGCCGGATTGCGGGGCGACTGGCGTTAG
- a CDS encoding methyl-accepting chemotaxis protein, with translation MQANRWTIRKRLIMISVVAITGFAALGVDSLRTLRSSMLQDRKEKTQVLVEVAGGVIARFHELVGKGTLSDDEARKGAAEALRHMRYGDGEYFFILDTQHRFVMHPLKPELEGGSGAEMRDPNGKALIQELVRTALASERGGLVEYVFARAGSDKPAPKISYAAEFKPWGWVYGTGIYVDDVSAAFRKKAIESLSIVALAVGVLVAVSLAIGRSVLRQLGGEPATASAIARRVAAGDLALDINAGSLVGDSLMRSLAEMQTQLRAMIAEIDRLAGVLAGRAREIAVATGETSRAADAQADSTATTAASIEQLTVSINEVAQSAHASGESSDEVAGCAEQGRQLVSSSAAEIEAIAAIVSRSAAQIGQLAGRSREIGGIAAAIKEIAEQTNLLALNAAIEAARAGEQGRGFAVVADEVRKLAERTTKATSEISAMVVSVQADTESAVAAMSEAAPQVARGLDKAREASDVLEAILRQAHKSSERVHEVAVATREQATVAEDVARHLQHIASMTEETRATMHANTVAVTELEQLAGRLREVVARFRVS, from the coding sequence ATGCAGGCGAACAGGTGGACGATCAGGAAGCGCCTGATCATGATTTCGGTCGTGGCGATCACCGGTTTTGCGGCTCTCGGAGTCGACTCGCTGCGCACACTGCGCAGCAGCATGCTGCAGGACAGAAAGGAGAAGACGCAGGTCCTCGTCGAGGTGGCCGGCGGCGTCATCGCGCGCTTCCATGAGCTGGTTGGCAAGGGTACGCTGAGCGACGACGAGGCGCGCAAGGGAGCGGCCGAGGCCTTGCGTCACATGCGCTACGGCGACGGCGAGTATTTCTTCATCCTCGATACGCAACACCGCTTCGTGATGCATCCGCTGAAGCCGGAACTCGAGGGCGGGAGCGGCGCCGAAATGCGCGACCCGAACGGCAAGGCGCTGATCCAGGAACTGGTGCGCACTGCGCTGGCCAGCGAGCGCGGTGGCCTCGTCGAATACGTGTTTGCCCGCGCCGGCAGCGACAAGCCGGCGCCCAAGATCAGTTACGCCGCCGAGTTCAAGCCCTGGGGTTGGGTTTACGGGACCGGCATTTATGTCGATGATGTCTCTGCCGCGTTCCGCAAGAAGGCCATCGAGTCCCTGAGCATCGTCGCCCTGGCCGTCGGCGTCCTGGTTGCCGTGTCGCTGGCCATTGGCCGCAGCGTGCTGCGTCAGCTTGGCGGCGAGCCCGCGACAGCCTCAGCCATCGCCCGCCGTGTTGCGGCCGGCGACTTGGCGCTGGACATCAATGCCGGAAGTCTCGTTGGCGACAGCCTGATGCGTTCGCTTGCCGAGATGCAGACCCAGCTGCGGGCGATGATTGCCGAGATCGATCGCCTCGCCGGCGTACTCGCCGGCCGCGCCCGCGAGATCGCCGTCGCCACCGGGGAAACGAGCCGCGCCGCCGATGCACAGGCGGATTCGACTGCCACCACGGCAGCGTCGATCGAACAACTGACGGTCAGCATCAACGAGGTCGCGCAAAGCGCCCACGCAAGTGGCGAGAGCTCGGACGAGGTTGCCGGCTGCGCCGAACAGGGTCGACAACTGGTGAGCAGCTCCGCGGCCGAGATCGAGGCGATCGCTGCCATCGTCAGCCGCTCGGCAGCCCAGATCGGTCAACTGGCAGGCCGTTCACGCGAGATCGGCGGCATCGCCGCCGCGATCAAGGAAATCGCTGAACAGACCAACCTCCTGGCCCTCAACGCCGCCATCGAGGCCGCACGTGCAGGTGAGCAAGGGCGGGGTTTTGCCGTCGTTGCCGATGAAGTGCGCAAGCTGGCCGAGAGAACGACGAAGGCCACGAGCGAGATCAGCGCGATGGTCGTCAGCGTCCAGGCCGATACCGAATCGGCTGTGGCAGCCATGAGTGAGGCGGCCCCACAGGTTGCGCGCGGCCTTGACAAGGCGCGCGAGGCGAGCGACGTGCTCGAGGCGATCTTGCGTCAGGCGCACAAGTCGAGCGAGCGCGTGCATGAAGTGGCGGTGGCGACGCGCGAACAGGCGACGGTCGCCGAAGACGTCGCCCGCCACCTGCAGCACATCGCCTCGATGACCGAGGAGACGAGGGCAACCATGCATGCCAATACCGTCGCTGTCACTGAACTGGAACAACTGGCCGGCCGGCTGCGCGAGGTCGTCGCCCGCTTTCGCGTCAGCTGA
- the recG gene encoding ATP-dependent DNA helicase RecG, translated as MSAADAIDAPPAIRNRLRKLGLERPADLVLHLPLRYEDETRVTAIAGAPTGVPLLVEAEVLDLAVGREPHRQLVVRVGDASGGILVLRFISFYGSQQRALEAACAAGSRLRVFGEIRDGFHGPEMIHPRYRIVAVGEPLAQSLTPVYPTTAGLGQATLRRLIARALQAADLSELLDADWCRAQALPSFATAVSLLHAPPPTVAESTLQDRSHPAWRRIKFDELLAQQLSLRRAYLARRRQRAPVLPAAGQLARRLERSLPFALTAAQRRVAGEIAGDLAQPSPMQRLLQGDVGCGKTIVAALAACQAIEAGHQVALMAPTEILAEQHFQKLRTWLEPLSVEVLWLTGSLAGKLKRQRRQQAATTAQLVVGTHALIQESIDFSRLGLIIVDEQHRFGVRQRLELRRKGGNPHQLMMSATPIPRTLAMSYYADLDVSLIDEMPAGRSPVRTRLFSADRRGQVVAAVRAAVAGGRQAYWVCPLIEESDKVDLQAALDTHAALGAELDGLRIGLIHGRLRSEEKAAVMAAFVAGEIDLLVATTVIEVGVDVANASLMVIEHAERFGLAQLHQLRGRVGRGAQDSVCVLLYQPPLSASARARLKIIFEHSDGFEIARQDLRLRGPGEFIGSRQSGEPLLRHADLERDADLVELAQSMAARMLRDGTDRAARHLQRWLGDREDLLRS; from the coding sequence ATGTCGGCGGCGGATGCGATCGATGCTCCGCCAGCGATCCGCAACCGGCTCCGCAAGCTCGGCCTGGAGCGGCCTGCGGACCTGGTCCTGCATCTGCCGTTGCGTTACGAAGACGAGACGCGCGTCACCGCCATCGCCGGGGCGCCAACGGGGGTACCGCTGCTCGTCGAGGCAGAGGTGCTCGATCTTGCCGTCGGACGGGAGCCCCACCGTCAGCTCGTGGTTCGGGTTGGTGACGCGAGCGGCGGCATTCTCGTCCTGCGCTTCATCAGCTTCTACGGCAGCCAGCAGCGGGCGCTCGAAGCGGCCTGTGCCGCAGGCAGCAGGTTGCGCGTCTTCGGCGAAATCCGGGATGGCTTTCACGGACCCGAGATGATCCATCCCCGCTATCGAATCGTCGCCGTCGGTGAGCCTCTGGCGCAGTCACTGACACCCGTCTACCCGACGACCGCCGGTCTCGGCCAAGCGACGCTGCGGCGGCTGATCGCCCGTGCGCTGCAGGCTGCCGATCTCAGCGAACTGCTCGACGCGGACTGGTGTCGGGCACAGGCGCTGCCTTCGTTTGCCACGGCAGTGTCGCTGCTGCACGCGCCGCCACCGACGGTCGCCGAATCGACCCTGCAGGATCGCAGCCATCCCGCCTGGCGACGCATCAAGTTCGACGAACTCCTGGCACAGCAGTTGTCGCTGCGCCGCGCCTATCTCGCGCGGCGCCGACAGCGTGCGCCCGTCCTGCCGGCGGCCGGGCAACTGGCGCGGCGCCTCGAGCGATCGTTGCCCTTCGCCTTGACCGCCGCGCAGCGCCGGGTCGCCGGAGAGATCGCCGGCGATCTGGCGCAGCCCAGCCCGATGCAAAGGCTGCTGCAGGGTGATGTCGGTTGCGGCAAGACGATCGTCGCGGCCCTGGCGGCGTGTCAGGCGATCGAGGCGGGTCATCAGGTGGCGCTGATGGCGCCGACCGAAATCCTCGCCGAGCAACACTTCCAGAAGTTGCGCACCTGGCTGGAGCCTCTGTCCGTCGAGGTGCTGTGGCTGACCGGCAGCCTCGCTGGCAAGCTCAAGCGGCAGCGACGGCAGCAGGCGGCAACGACTGCGCAGTTGGTCGTCGGCACGCATGCGCTGATCCAGGAAAGCATCGACTTTTCCCGTCTCGGGCTGATCATCGTGGACGAGCAACATCGTTTCGGCGTCCGGCAGCGCCTCGAGTTGCGGCGCAAGGGCGGCAATCCGCACCAGTTGATGATGTCGGCGACGCCGATTCCGCGCACGCTGGCAATGAGCTACTACGCCGATCTCGATGTCTCGCTGATCGACGAGATGCCAGCGGGGCGTTCGCCGGTGAGGACCCGCCTGTTCTCCGCCGATCGCCGTGGGCAGGTCGTCGCCGCGGTGCGCGCTGCGGTCGCCGGTGGTCGGCAGGCCTACTGGGTTTGCCCGTTGATTGAAGAATCGGACAAGGTCGATCTGCAGGCGGCGCTCGACACGCATGCGGCGCTCGGCGCCGAACTCGACGGCCTGCGCATCGGGCTGATCCATGGTCGCCTGCGCAGTGAGGAGAAGGCGGCGGTGATGGCAGCATTCGTTGCCGGCGAGATCGACTTGCTGGTGGCGACGACGGTCATTGAAGTGGGTGTCGACGTGGCCAACGCCAGCCTCATGGTCATCGAGCATGCGGAGCGCTTCGGACTCGCGCAACTGCACCAGTTGCGCGGACGTGTCGGCCGCGGCGCACAGGACTCGGTCTGTGTCCTGCTCTACCAGCCGCCACTCTCCGCCAGCGCGCGTGCGCGCCTGAAGATCATCTTCGAACACAGCGACGGCTTCGAGATCGCCCGCCAGGACCTGCGCCTGCGCGGCCCCGGCGAATTCATCGGCAGTCGGCAGTCGGGGGAACCCTTGCTGCGCCATGCCGATCTGGAGAGGGACGCCGACCTCGTCGAACTGGCACAGTCGATGGCGGCGCGCATGCTGCGTGATGGTACGGACCGGGCTGCGCGTCATCTGCAGCGGTGGCTGGGCGACCGCGAGGACTTGCTGCGCAGCTGA
- a CDS encoding RidA family protein: MKRAIISTPLAPAAIGTYSQAVRAGDTVYLSGQIGLDPETMKLAEEIDAQIVRVFDNLKAVAEAAGGSLADVVKLNVYLTDLVDFATVNEVMGRYFVAPFPARAAVGVAALPRGARVEADAIMVIGG; this comes from the coding sequence ATGAAAAGAGCGATCATCTCGACGCCGCTGGCGCCGGCAGCGATTGGCACGTACTCGCAGGCGGTGCGCGCCGGCGACACCGTCTACCTCTCCGGGCAGATCGGCCTGGACCCGGAGACGATGAAGCTGGCTGAGGAGATCGACGCGCAGATCGTTCGCGTCTTCGACAACCTGAAGGCGGTTGCGGAGGCTGCCGGCGGCTCGTTGGCCGATGTCGTCAAGCTCAACGTCTACCTCACCGATCTCGTCGACTTTGCGACGGTGAACGAGGTGATGGGCCGCTATTTCGTTGCGCCCTTTCCGGCCCGTGCCGCGGTTGGCGTCGCCGCGCTGCCACGCGGCGCTCGGGTCGAGGCGGACGCCATCATGGTCATCGGCGGCTGA